The proteins below come from a single Aspergillus oryzae RIB40 DNA, chromosome 5 genomic window:
- a CDS encoding DODA-type extradiol aromatic ring-opening family dioxygenase (predicted protein), producing MNARYDPHFHMKVGSTLRQLRKENYLIIGTGGAVHNLYRNRWAPMLRFRDNFAQDSPPEHWALEFRQSVEDVFLKTSGPQLRRAMTRLMKHPEYRDAHATDDHFMAAMFVAGAAGDFEDEGTPAILATETWELTNMCNSQFTIGSWPKVAA from the coding sequence ATGAACGCCCGATATGACCCCCATTTCCATATGAAGGTGGGTTCGACTCTTCGTCAGCTGCGCAAGGAAAACTATCTCATCATCGGAACCGGCGGAGCGGTTCACAACCTCTATCGCAATCGCTGGGCCCCTATGCTTCGCTTCCGCGACAACTTCGCACAGGATTCGCCCCCGGAGCACTGGGCACTCGAGTTCCGACAATCCGTCGAggatgtcttcctcaagaccTCTGGGCCGCAATTAAGACGCGCCATGACGCGGCTGATGAAGCATCCAGAGTACCGCGATGCGCATGCTACAGATGATCATTTTATGGCTGCCATGTTCGTTGCGGGCGCAGCTGGGgatttcgaggatgaggGAACCCCTGCTATTTTGGCGACTGAGACGTGGGAACTTACGAACATGTGTAATTCTCAGTTTACGATTGGCTCTTGGCCGAAGGTTGCAGCATAA
- a CDS encoding uncharacterized protein (predicted protein), which yields MMRSISVMRAGKYVSESIDAHTAWINHIPYDILEHFEVPRPQVVNRTVNTTIARALLEGKLVQSDRSLQEILSPLPAIQQRPGHKIGFFEQGIITGGLITLTSLITIVSAAGYWALRMR from the exons ATGATGCGATCAATCTCTGTAATGC GCGCTGGCAAATACGTGTCGGAGTCAATCGACGCGCATACAGCATGGATCAATCATATTCCTTATGACATACTTG AACACTTTGAGGTTCCCCGGCCTCAAGTCGTGAACCGAACTGTCAACACGACGATCGCCAGGGCTCTCTTAGAAGGAAAGTTGGTTCAGTCCGATCGCTCCCTGCAGGagattctttctcctctcccGGCCATCCAACAGCGACCCGGGCACAAGATTGGCTTTTTTGAGCAAGGTATCATTACAGGCGGGCTCATCACCCTTACCTCGTTGATTACAATTGTCTCAGCTGCGGGATATTGGGCTTTGAGAATGAGGTAG
- a CDS encoding uncharacterized protein (predicted protein) produces MDSKSDSPSHPRQFSAIIAGNIDGRTDNVRYRQRQFHRLQASILQHLTELKEAISQDSGHSEEEVQTEVCLSLKEIRSHYSSLNFEKSVQVEYRVARGEDNVDRKKGAGIVYIIPSTHTIFYSVIAALSAALAAGNCIIVELPKTTSRVTALLPGVLTGALDSDTFAISESRPDAEFLSTTRVLNQQSSDRLTPSILESPNTLRTVAVVDRTANLQEAAIDLVRARFAFNGSSPYAPDVVLVNQFFMQPFVELVIKHVAKHVGSDNRGSNSLPKRPRQSSVLDQIGSEKGAKVIVSGTGWGVALIQDR; encoded by the exons ATGGATTCTAAATCCGACTCTCCATCGCATCCGCGGCAGTTCTCCGCCATTATAGCTGGAAATATTGATGGACGAACGGATAATGTTCGATACCGCCAAAGACAATTCCACCGCCTCCAAGCGAGCATTCTCCAACACCTGACGGAATTGAAAGAGGCTATCTCCCAGGACTCGGGTCAtagcgaagaagaagtgcAGACGGAAGTCTGTCTCTCGCTGAAGGAAATTCGCTCTCATTACTCATCCCTAAACTTCGAGAAGAGTGTCCAGGTAGAGTACCGTGTGGCACGCGGAGAAGACAATGTGGACAGGAAGAAAGGTGCAGGCATTGTCTATATCATACCCTCCACCCACACAATCTTTTATTCGGTCATCGCCGCGCTGAGTGCAGCCCTCGCGGCAGGGAACTGTATCATCGTGGAG CTTCCCAAAACCACCTCAAGGGTTACTGCTCTACTTCCCGGAGTCCTCACCGGAGCGCTAGATAGTGATACATTTGCTATCAGTGAGAGTCGCCCCGACGCAGAATTCCTTAGTACTACTCGTGTTTTGAACCAACAGTCGTCTGATCGTCTTACACCTTCAATCCTCGAGTCTCCGAACACTTTGCGGACGGTGGCCGTGGTAGACCGAACGGCAAATCTTCAGGAAGCGGCGATTGACCTTGTCCGAGCGCGGTTTGCATTCAATGGCAGCTCTCCGTACGCCCCGGATGTAGTGTTAGTGAACCAGTTCTTCATGCAACCCTTCGTGGAGTTGGTGATCAAACACGTTGCCAAACATGTCGGGAGCGACAACCGTGGCTCCAACTCGCTTCCTAAGCGCCCCAGACAGTCATCTGTGCTTGACCAGATAGGTTCTGAGAAGGGTGCTAAGGTGATCGTGTCTGGCACTGGATGGGGTGTTGCGTTGATACAGGATCGGTAA
- a CDS encoding uncharacterized protein (2-polyprenyl-6-methoxyphenol hydroxylase and related FAD-dependent oxidoreductases) → MVSFNTSLISGSWQHEWVLIHRAHLHEALKDKAQAPGQGTPIVLHTSAKVADVDAQAATITLEDGQRFEGDLVLGADGVHSVTRRHVSGKEVNAFSSGRNAFRFMIPRKEALEDPETAPMVQTNGTVLMWHSADSKVVIYPCVNNEILNFVCIHPDNLTNEYVTQGWNSGVGKDTLLNAFKDFEPGVLKMLNKADPETLKIWPLLDMETLPQWVNGRLALMGDAAHPFLPYRASGGAMAIEDGLSLAVMLPGDVSREDVPTRLELYAKARQERVLQIQEYTRESGRRHVGGKEDVIAAIISSYIYDHDEWDHSSEVLRQHLWSQNQQVYYRQPTVFGPMPGPRQDFWGRSRAAASTKAKFCTASIRFKTSRTLLKNLLPSSSYSFTDGLDWLAGGGYNHFGLYIHGVQYKSADGQITEGSYLPVLFEDLADPILSGREELGFPKVFSSIDVNRRRHSYHVTASWRGGVWGQLNLTGLEEKSEEETQTNGSTKTPPNLLLHRYMPSVGKDRKGTPEAEYPVVVDSAEDLTVVPSRITRELRATDARLEIDGLDWNQLPTLHHIVSRLAEVPVYQVIEAKVVEGEGVADVSSARRIEP, encoded by the exons ATGGTGAGCTTCA ACACGAGTCTAATCTCCGGCAGCTGGCAACAT GAATGGGTTTTAATCCACCGCGCACATCTTCATGAAGCTTTGAAAGACAAAGCGCAGGCTCCGGGACAGGGAACGCCTATTGTTCTCCATACCTCCGCCAAGGTAGCGGACGTGGATGCTCAGGCTGCAACCATAACTCTGGAAGACGGACAGCGCTTCGAGGGAGACCTAGTATTAGGGGCTGACGGTGTTCACTCTGTGACCCGTCGGCATGTCTCAGGTAAAGAAGTCAACGCATTTAGCTCGGGTCGCAACGCATTCCGGTTCATGATCCCGCGCAAGGAGGCACTAGAAGATCCTGAGACAGCTCCTATGGTTCAAACAAACGGAACCGTTCTTATGTGGCACAGTGCCGACAGCAAGGTGGTCATTTATCCGTGTGTGAACAACGAGATACTGAACTTTGTCTGCATTCACCCGGACAATCTTACCAATGAATATGTCACCCAAGGCTGGAATTCAGGGGTAGGCAAAGACACGCTCCTAAACGCCTTCAAAGACTTTGAGCCTGGTGTTCTCAAAATGCTGAACAAGGCAGATCCTGAAACGCTGAAGATATGGCCACTACTGGACATGGAAACCCTGCCGCAATGGGTTAATGGGCGACTGGCGCTGATGGGCGATGCTGctcaccccttcctcccGTATCGGGCTTCTGGAGGTGCCATGGCCATCGAGGACGGTTTGTCGTTGGCTGTTATGCTCCCTGGAGATGTCAGCAGGGAGGATGTTCCCACACGCCTGGAACTGTACGCAAAGGCTCGCCAGGAGCGAGTGTTACAGATACAGGAGTACACGCGAGAATCCGGAAGAAGGCACGTGGGTGGAAAGGAAG ACGTTATAGCTGCTATCATCAGTTCCTACATCTACgatcatgatgaatgggatcACTCAAGTGAGGTATTGCGCCAGCACCTTTGGTCGCAGAACCAACAGGTTTACTACCGTCAACCTACCGTCTTCGGCCCCATGCCAGGGCCTCGCCAGGACTTCTGGGGCAGAAGTCGAGCGGCTGCCTCGACCAAGGCAAAGTTTTGCACAGCGTCCATTCGGTTTAAGACGAGTCGAACCTTGCTTAAAAACCTGCTACCCAGTTCGTCCTACAGCTTTACCG ATGGACTAGACTGGCTCGCCGGTGGGGGATACAACCACTTCGGCCTGTATATTCATGGCGTCCAATACAAGAGTGCTGATGGTCAAATCACGGAAGGATCTTACCTTCCGGTCCTGTTTGAAGACCTGGCGGATCCTATCCTATCTGGCCGTGAGGAGCTCGGGTTTCCTAAGGTCTTCAGCAGCATCGATGTGAACAGACGCCGTCATTCGTACCATGTTACCGCTAGCTGGCGGGGCGGAGTATGGGGCCAGCTGAACCTGACAGGGCTGGAGGAGAAGTCAGAGGAGGAGACGCAAACCAATGGATCGACTAAGACACCACCAAACCTTCTGCTGCACCGGTACATGCCCAGCGTGGGTAAGGACCGTAAAGGCACGCCCGAGGCGGAGTATCCTGTTGTGGTCGATTCTGCTGAAGACTTGACAGTCGTGCCGTCAAGGATCACACGTGAGCTGCGTGCTACAGACGCTAGACTAGAGATTGATGGACTGGACTGGAATCAGCTCCCTACTCTGCATCACATCGTCTCTCGTCTGGCTGAAGTGCCGGTGTATCAGGTTATAGAGGCTAAGGTTGTTGAAGGCGAGGGAGTAGCAGATGTGTCATCTGCTAGGAGGATTGAGCCGTGA
- a CDS encoding uncharacterized protein (predicted acyl esterases) → MPNPIQDITRVDATSFPYIYEENVTIPLKDNAGLIRCNVYRPKDVENSPVLVTYGPYGKDIHYKDFHSKSYSEVNPEHHSDHSAWETPDPGFWTQHGYAVVRADERGLGQSPGVLDTMSRGTSEAFVDVVEWAAEQPWSSGKVGLLGISYYAGSQWRVAARQPKGLACIIPWEGMSDYYRDRCRHGGILSNKFIKFWWDRQVITNQYGRPGRAARNWGPDTIEGDLSEEELLANRNDQTIDNATHKFRDEPYYASKEYNMEDIKVPLLSVANWGGILLHLRGNVIGYMNAGSEHKYLRFITGRHDLPFYYHEEVELQRSFLDAFLKGEDREGWSTGQAPKVDVLLRKGNVGFDNAEAERAYTRRTENEWPIARTQYTKFFLTPDLQLQTQSPQSKLVKVDYRALGTLESPQLVQFSTPAFEQETEITGHIVAHLNVSVSPDKGGPLPSDIDLFLTLRYISPTGEEVYYTGTAGDPVPLAKGWLRVSMRKVNEKHLRHREYLPHRDYFSTDVLPVMPGEVYPVDVEIWPSNVVVEKGGKIVLEVSSGDTQGSGIFQHNDPNDRSPEKLQGTNHIHFGPAYENYVTLPTILRHRPIAPEGNDGGPEQEPEDLEVLAVQISNIRPLQRFVTTHDDNGQAIFSNRLSEDMPVQNVDQVTFSLAYTSEQFPSQLSGDADIASYERRLSSPPGLSISTGTVCRIVDMPPNTISPMHRTVSLDYGVVLEGEVELLLDSGEKRLLKRGDVAVQRATNHAWRNVTPNEGWSRMLYVLTPCQPVEVKNKGVLGEDLNGMGVKSSE, encoded by the exons ATGCCGAATCCCATCCAGGATATTACCCGCGTAGACGCGACCTCGTTTCCATACATCTACGAGGAGAATGTCACAATCCCCTTGAAGGACAACGCCGGATTGATTCGGTGCAATGTCTATCGGCCCAAGGATGTCGAAAACTCTCCGGTATTGGTTACTTATGGGCCATACGGCAAGGATATCCACTACAAAGA TTTCCACTCTAAGTCTTATAGCGAAGTAAATCCAGAGCACCATTCCGACCATTCAGCATGGGAGACTCCGGATCCTGGGTTCTGGACCCAGCATGGCTATGCCGTTGTTCGAGCCGACGAGCGTGGCTTAGGTCAATCGCCGGGCGTTCTGGACACCATGTCGCGAGGCACCAGCGAGGCCTTTGTCGATGTAGTCGAATGGGCCGCTGAGCAGCCGTGGTCAAGCGGAAAGGTTGGTCTCCTCGGCATCAGTTACTACGCTGGTAGCCAGTGGCGTGTCGCTGCGCGTCAGCCTAAAGGCCTAGCGTGTATAATTCCCTGGGAAGGCATGTCAGATTATTACCGCGATCGATGCCGTCATGGAGGGATTCTGTCCAACAAATTTATCAAGTTCTGGTGGGATCGCCAGGTGATCACGAATCAATATGGACGACCTGGACGTGCTGCTCGCAACTGGGGTCCCGATACTATTGAGGGTGACCTGTCGGAGGAAGAATTGTTAGCGAATCGCAACGACCAGACTATCGATAATGCCACCCATAAGTTCCGCGACGAGCCATACTATGCCTCCAAAGAGTATAATATGGAGGATATTAAGGTCCCATTGCTCTCCGTCGCGAACTGGGGTGGTATTCTCCTGCACCTCCGTGGCAATGTGATCGGCTACATGAACGCAGGTTCCGAACACAAATATTTGAGATTCATAACCGGACGCCATGACTTGCCATTCTACTATCATGAAGAGGTCGAGCTGCAGAGAAGCTTCCTTGATGCGTTTCTTAAGGGAGAGGATCGAGAGGGATGGAGCACTGGCCAGGCTCCCAAGGTGGATGTCTTGCTGCGCAAAGGAAATGTTGGCTTTGACAACGCCGAGGCCGAAAGAGCCTATACTCGCCGAACTGAGAACGAATGGCCCATCGCTCGTACCCAGTACACAAAGTTCTTCCTCACTCCagatctgcagctgcagacgCAATCGCCTCAGTCAAAATTAGTCAAGGTTGATTACCGCGCATTGGGTACTCTAGAAAGCCCTCAGCTTGTCCAATTTAGCACGCCTGCTTTTGAACAAGAAACGGAGATCACCGGCCATATTGTCGCCCATCTAAACGTGTCTGTCAGTCCCGATAAGGGAGGTCCGCTTCCCTCCGAcattgatctcttcctgaCCCTGCGGTATATCTCGCCTACCGGTGAGGAGGTATACTACACTGGTACCGCTGGAGATCCCGTACCGTTGGCCAAAGGTTGGCTGCGCGTCAGTATGCGCAAGGTGAACGAGAAGCATCTGCGGCACCGTGAATACTTGCCGCACCGTGATTACTTCTCCACGGATGTGTTGCCTGTAATGCCCGGAGAGGTCTATCCGGTAGATGTAGAGATCTGGCCGAGCAACGTAGTAGTCGAAAAAGGTGGTAAGATCGTCCTGGAGGTGTCGTCGGGCGACACTCAGGGGTCAGGAATCTTCCAACACAATGACCCTAATGATCG CTCTCCCGAGAAACTGCAAGGAACCAACCACATACATTTCGGGCCGGCGTACGAGAACTATGTGACTCTTCCT ACAATTCTCCGGCATCGTCCCATTGCGCCCGAGGGCAACGACGGTGGACCCGAACAAGAACCCGAAG ACCTCGAAGTCCTCGCTGTTCAAATCTCAA ATATCCGTCCTCTCCAACGCTTCGTCACTACTCATGATGACAACGGCcaagccatcttctccaaccgACTATCTGAAGATATGCCCGTCCAGAACGTCGATCAGGTGACCTTCAGTCTTGCCTACACCTCGGAGCAATTCCCTTCTCAGTTGTCGGGTGATGCAGATATTGCCAGCTACGAACGCCGTCTTTCCTCCCCACCAGGCTTGAGCATCTCCACGGGCACCGTTTGCCGTATTGTGGATATGCCACCCAACACAATCAGTCCAATGCATCGGACCGTCTCGCTAGACTACGGTGTCGTCCTGGAAGGCGAGGTCGAACTTCTTCTCGACAGTGGTGAGAAGCGACTATTAAAGAGGGGAGATGTTGCCGTGCAACGAGCTACGAACCATGCCTGGCGCAACGTTACCCCCAACGAGGGTTGGTCTCGTATGTTATACGTTTTGACTCCTTGTCAACCAGTGGAGGTGAAAAATAAGGGCGTTCTCGGGGAGGATTTGAATGGCATGGGTGTGAAGTCCAGTGAATAG
- a CDS encoding Zn(II)2Cys6 transcription factor domain-containing protein (predicted protein), whose protein sequence is MRGRVSRACKNCALSKLKCDDQKPCRRCVKRNLECHWPQDERTPDAVDSQEPERSVAESSDSGEQVDDTGIPQSQEEPAPQDFSVGLMDDFYSAAEEVIDQAFLENNRLPLMSPNEYDYFGGNISPKLGLTEADLEYLASLNNHDLAHERPNTVAQYHTQRSVPEALGLMDKEAYHNSPLSNWTPRSEDDAYMDQQYLSVPKHLDRSISSGTAEARVFSECLSKESRDKVFSIFVQVCQRRDFGRMMHYFPSAELLDSLIQDYFLHQRSEIDSWIHESTIDLNQESPEMIIALAAAGAVLSPVNAIQRLGYALLEIARLELSSKVGWSFTYLGCCAEHPTSEAKDIRSFHPQW, encoded by the exons ATGCGAGGGCGCGTGTCGCGAGCCTGCAAGAATTGTGCTCTGTCCAAGCTGAAGTGTGATGACCAAAAGCCCTGTCGTCGATGTGTCAAGCGCAACCTCGAGTGTCATTGGCCTCAGGATGAGAGAACACCAGATGCTGTGGACTCACAGG AACCAGAACGATCCGTGGCGGAGTCTTCCGACTCAGGAGAGCAGGTTGACGATACTGGCATCCCTCAATCACAAGAAGAACCAGCTCCACAAGATTTTTCAGTGGGTCTTATGGATGATTTCTATTCTGCCGCCGAAGAAGTGATCGACCAGGCCTTCCTGGAGAATAACCGATTACCGTTAATG AGCCCCAATGAGTACGATTACTTTGGCGGGAATATCAGTCCCAAGCTTGGGTTAACCGAGGCCGATCTGGAATATCTTGCATCTCTCAATAATCACGATCTAGCTCATGAACGACCAAACACCGTGGCTCAATACCACACTCAGCGCAGTGTCCCCGAAGCTTTGGGGTTGATGGACAAGGAGGCATATCACAACTCCCCTCTGTCCAATTGGACTCCTCGCAGTGAAGACGACGCATACATGGATCAGCAGTATCTGTCGGTGCCGAAACATCTCGACCGGTCGATATCTTCCGGTACTGCCGAGGCGAGAGTGTTTTCTGAGTGCCTATCAAAGGAAAGTCGCGATAAAGTGTTTTCGATCTTCGTGCAGGTATGCCAGCGACGCGATTTCGGTCGCATGATGCACTATTTTCCAAGTGCGGAGCTCCTGGATAGTTTGATCCAAGACTACTTTCTCCATCAGAGGTCTGAGATAGACTCATGGATCCACGAATCCACTATCGACCTGAACCAAGAAAGTCCAGAGATGATAATAGCTCtagctgctgctggagcagTGTTGTCTCCAGTGAACGCAATTCAACGCCTAGGATATGCCCTGTTAGAGATAGCCCGTCTTGAACTAAGTAGCAAGGTAGGCTGGTCCTTCACGTACCTTGG ATGCTGCGCCGAGCATCCCACCTCCGAAGCGAAGGATATCCGATCATTTCACCCTCAGTGGTAG
- a CDS encoding uncharacterized protein (predicted protein), whose amino-acid sequence MSLMVADCNRTRHSLQRPWTGLLFQSWQRELEQELDQFNIAIVEPLHGSVPAVSLIHQAACLSLYLPLGKLERYAGKEGEKRSADVYELFIQHINPSHLRQAAWHAGQILRIARCIPPGLLTGFCATCLYFAALALWTYSTVTAPEESSGRELRTESALQHGTFFLDGEGSPSGALRRFVISGQGIPALSSGSSPAYLDNQAAVMRLFQQVLRSNYPSQAIPQQAQTLYHAFSALGSIRRVKECEVPSKKLPPE is encoded by the coding sequence ATGTCGCTTATGGTAGCCGACTGCAATCGTACACGCCATAGCTTACAGCGTCCATGGACCGGTCTACTCTTCCAGTCATGGCAGCGTGAACTGGAGCAAGAGCTAGATCAGTTCAATATTGCGATCGTAGAGCCACTGCATGGATCCGTCCCTGCCGTGTCCCTAATTCATCAAGCTGCCTGCCTCTCCTTGTACCTACCACTTGGTAAACTTGAGAGATATGCTGGAAAGGAAGGTGAGAAACGGTCTGCCGATGTGTACGAGCTCTTTATTCAGCACATCAATCCGAGTCATCTACGGCAGGCTGCGTGGCACGCAGGGCAAATACTACGCATCGCTAGATGTATACCACCCGGTCTGTTAACTGGGTTCTGCGCCACGTGCTTATACTTTGCCGCGCTTGCTCTTTGGACATACAGCACGGTGACAGCGCCGGAGGAGTCTTCGGGTCGAGAACTTAGGACTGAATCGGCGCTGCAACACGGTACTTTTTTCTtagatggagaaggcagTCCCAGTGGTGCACTGCGTCGTTTTGTTATTTCCGGTCAAGGAATCCCTGCCCTGTCATCTGGAAGTAGTCCTGCTTACCTCGACAACCAAGCCGCCGTAATGCGCCTGTTTCAGCAGGTATTGCGGTCGAACTATCCGAGTCAAGCTATTCCTCAACAGGCCCAGACTCTATATCATGCCTTTTCGGCTCTTGGAAGCATACGGAGAGTCAAGGAATGTGAAGTCCCGAGCAAGAAGCTGCCTCCGGAGTAG
- a CDS encoding NAD(P)-dependent oxidoreductase (predicted protein), protein MSIIYLRSPKNPATCWTMTRTTIPKSHHSLPLIMHILIIGGSGRTGQLTIEELLRRGTPTSRDDVRAAFRADVPDVVIVTLSAPRASDSPFAAPISPPRLMADCNANVALAMKEFGVKKVVILQAFGVGNSWKNMNCALQLLMKKSNMIYQYEDHNHTDREVRASGVDFVLVRPARLVDTDAQNVKLWPQDGKGVPLMASISRVSVACWLVDAAERNDWDNTAPVITN, encoded by the exons ATGTCCATCATATATCTGAGGAGCCCTAAAAACCCAGCGACGTGCTGGACAATGACGAGAACTACCATACCAAAGTCTCATCACAGTCTCCCACTCATAATGCATATTCTCATTATCGGTGGTAGCGGCCGGACTGGCCAGCTGACTattgaagagcttcttcgtcgag GAACTCCCACGTCCAGAGATGATGTGAGGGCTGCATTCCGAGCCGATGTGCCGGATGTGGTTATTGTAACCCTCAGTGCTCCCCGGGCTTCTGACAGCCCATTTGCTGCGCCAATTTCACCGCCACGCCTCATGGCCGACTGCAATGCCAATGTCGCCTTGGCAATGAAAGAATTTGGGGTTAAGAAGGTGGTCATTCTACAAGCGTTTGGCGTGGGAAATTCCTGGAAGAACATGAATTGCGCGTTGCAGCTCTTGATGAAGAAGTCCAATATGATTTACCAGTACGAGGATCACAACCACACCGACCGAGAGGTACGAGCAAGCGGTGTCGACTTTGTCCTCGTCCGTCCGGCGCGTTTAGTGGACACCGACGCCCAGAATGTAAAGCTCTGGCCGCAAGATGGGAAAGGAGTTCCACTGATGGCCAGCATAAGTCGTGTAAGCGTCGCTTGCTGGCTCGTGGATGCCGCGGAAAGGAACGACTGGGATAATACTGCCCCGGTGATTACGAATTAG